From Ictidomys tridecemlineatus isolate mIctTri1 chromosome 2, mIctTri1.hap1, whole genome shotgun sequence, the proteins below share one genomic window:
- the LOC101968334 gene encoding olfactory receptor-like protein OLF3, with product MERDNQTWVSEFILLGLTSDRDTQVSLFVLFLAMYLVTVLGNFLIVLLIRLDSRLHTPMYFFLTNLSLVDVSYATSIVPQLLVHLLAEHKGIPFLSCAAQLFFSLGLGGIEFVLLAVMAYDRYVAVCDPLRYSVIMHGGLCTRLAITSWLSGSINSLLHTAITFQLPMCTNRYIDHISCEILAVVRLACVDTSSNEIVIMVSSIILLMTPFLLVLLSYIQIISTILKIQSTEGRRKAFHTCASHLTVVALCYGTTIFTYIQPHSSPSVLQEKLISLFYATVMPMLNPMIYSLRNKEVKGAWQKLLGQFSGLTSKLATP from the coding sequence atggaacGAGATAACCAGACATGGGTGAGTGAATTTATTCTCCTCGGACTGACCAGTGACCGGGACACTCAAGTCTCCCTCTTTGTCCTCTTCTTGGCCATGTACCTGGTGACAGTGCTGGGGAACTTCCTCATTGTCCTTCTGATCAGACTGGACAGCCGGCTGCACACGCCCATGTATTTCTTTCTCACCAACCTCTCCCTCGTGGACGTGTCTTATGCCACCAGCATCGTCCCTCAGCTGCTGGTGCATCTCCTGGCAGAACACAAAGGGATCCCATTCCTGAGCTGTGCTGCACAGTTGTTTTTCTCCCTGGGCTTGGGCGGGATAGAGTTTGTTCTGCTGgcagtgatggcctatgaccgctatgtggcagTGTGTGACCCCCTGCGCTACTCAGTCATCATGCATGGAGGCCTGTGCACTCGGTTGGCCATCACATCCTGGCTCAGTGGCTCCATCAACTCGCTCCTGCACACGGCTATCACTTTCCAGCTGCCCATGTGCACAAACAGGTACATTGATCACATATCCTGTGAAATTCTGGCTGTGGTCAGGCTGGCCTGTGTGGACACCTCCTCCAATGAGATTGTAATCATGGTTTCTAGCATCATCCTTCTGATGACACCTTTCCTCCTGGTGCTCCTGTCCTACATCCAGATCATCTCCACCATCCTGAAGATCCAGTCCacggaggggaggaggaaagccTTCCACACCTGTGCCTCTCACCTCACTGTGGTCGCCCTCTGCTATGGGACCACCATTTTTACCTACATCCAGCCCCACTCCAGCCCGTCTGTCCTTCAGGAGAAGCTGATCTCTCTCTTCTATGCCACTGTGATGCCCATGCTGAACCCCATGATTTACAGTCTACGGAATAAGGAGGTGAAGGGCGCCTGGCAGAAACTATTAGGACAATTCTCTGGGTTAACTTCAAAACTGGCAACACCATGA